The following proteins come from a genomic window of Nostoc sp. ATCC 53789:
- the nifE gene encoding nitrogenase iron-molybdenum cofactor biosynthesis protein NifE yields MNPTPGKTNDSLSDSNSEDARQQQIQKKKKSSTQLPQPGTTQGSCAFDSAMITLVPITDAAHVVHGPSGCAASIWGIHGSLSSGSMLYKIRFSSDIDENDIIFGGAKKLYKGILELQRRYKPAAVFVYSTCITALIGDDIEGVCKDATEKTGIPTIPVHCPGFIGNQNLGNRVAGEAMLSHVIGTAEPDTTTPYDINLIGEYNIAGAIWNVLPLLEKLGIRVLAKITGDAIYKEVCCAHRAKLNVILSSKALINVAKRMEKKYGIPYIEESIYGIEQINQCLRNIAAKLGNSSLQERTEQLIAEETAAIDEKLALYITQLQGKRVLLSVGSFKSWLIIFAAKKLGMEVIAISTNNNTEEDRIRVKTLLGQDGIILEQNSPQEILQIINANQADMLIADKHHQDTSLTARIPFLDVNQERNHAYAGYMGILEVARELYAAFYTPVWEQVSQPAPWETGNSPEENI; encoded by the coding sequence ATGAATCCCACGCCAGGAAAAACCAACGATTCACTCAGTGACTCTAATTCTGAAGATGCTCGTCAGCAGCAGATACAAAAGAAAAAAAAGTCTTCCACACAATTACCCCAACCTGGAACTACTCAAGGGAGTTGCGCTTTTGATAGTGCAATGATTACTCTTGTACCAATCACTGATGCTGCTCATGTAGTCCACGGGCCAAGTGGCTGTGCTGCCAGTATTTGGGGAATTCACGGCAGTCTCTCATCTGGTTCGATGCTGTACAAGATACGCTTTAGCAGTGACATCGATGAGAACGATATCATCTTCGGTGGAGCCAAAAAGCTGTACAAAGGCATTTTAGAATTACAAAGACGCTACAAACCTGCGGCGGTATTTGTTTATTCCACTTGCATCACCGCTTTGATTGGGGATGACATCGAGGGAGTTTGCAAAGATGCCACCGAGAAAACAGGAATACCCACTATCCCTGTACATTGCCCTGGATTCATTGGGAACCAAAATTTGGGCAACCGTGTCGCTGGTGAAGCAATGCTTTCACACGTTATTGGAACAGCTGAACCAGATACAACTACACCTTATGATATCAACCTAATTGGTGAATACAATATTGCAGGTGCAATATGGAATGTTCTACCGTTGTTGGAGAAATTAGGTATTAGAGTTTTGGCAAAAATTACAGGCGATGCTATCTACAAAGAAGTTTGCTGTGCCCATCGTGCCAAACTTAATGTGATCCTCTCCTCCAAAGCACTAATCAACGTGGCTAAAAGGATGGAAAAAAAATATGGCATTCCTTATATTGAAGAGTCTATTTACGGGATAGAGCAAATCAATCAATGTCTAAGAAATATTGCTGCCAAGTTGGGTAATTCTAGTTTACAAGAACGTACAGAACAGCTAATTGCAGAAGAGACTGCTGCAATAGATGAAAAACTCGCTCTTTATATCACCCAATTACAAGGTAAGCGGGTTCTCCTTTCTGTTGGAAGTTTCAAGAGCTGGTTGATTATCTTTGCTGCGAAGAAATTGGGGATGGAAGTTATTGCTATTAGTACTAATAATAATACTGAGGAGGATAGAATTAGAGTCAAAACTTTACTGGGTCAAGATGGCATAATTCTAGAACAAAATAGTCCTCAAGAAATTTTACAGATAATTAACGCAAATCAAGCTGATATGTTAATTGCTGATAAACACCATCAAGACACCTCTCTTACTGCTAGGATTCCATTCCTAGACGTTAATCAAGAACGCAACCATGCCTATGCAGGCTATATGGGAATTTTAGAGGTAGCACGAGAACTCTATGCTGCTTTTTACACCCCTGTGTGGGAGCAAGTATCTCAACCAGCCCCGTGGGAAACAGGAAATTCTCCAGAGGAGAACATCTAA
- the nifN gene encoding nitrogenase iron-molybdenum cofactor biosynthesis protein NifN yields MAIISVTSTSVAVNPLKQSQTVGAVLAFLGLKGIMPLLHGSQGCTALTKAVLVQHFRQTIPLSSTAMTEVATILGGEERVEQAILTLVQRSKPEIIGLCSTGLVETRGDDMGRFVKEIRHRHPELDYLPIVLVSTPDFKGTLQDGFAGAVESIVREIPQKSSKQNACPTQITILASSAFTPGDVQEIKEIVTSFGLEPIVVPDLSGVLDSHIEDSSSAIAANGTTLAQLRSIGTSVFTLALGESMRGAAQILDRRFNIPYEVFSELTGLLAVDKFLQALADISGVSVPEKYRRQRRQLKHVMLENHFYFGCKRVSLALEPDLLWSTVSFLRSLGVQIHAAVTTTRFPLLEKLPIPSVTIGDLEDFEQLAVGSDLLITNSHGMAIAQRLKIPLYRQGIPIFDRLDHSQFTKVGYRGTMQFLFDIGNLFLEAEAKIKH; encoded by the coding sequence ATGGCGATTATTAGCGTTACGAGTACATCTGTTGCAGTTAATCCCCTCAAGCAAAGCCAGACTGTAGGTGCAGTTTTAGCCTTTTTGGGGTTAAAGGGAATAATGCCTTTGTTACACGGTTCACAAGGCTGTACTGCTTTGACGAAGGCAGTATTAGTACAGCATTTCCGTCAGACGATTCCCCTTTCCAGTACGGCAATGACAGAAGTTGCAACCATTTTGGGTGGCGAGGAAAGGGTTGAACAAGCAATCTTGACTTTGGTGCAGAGATCCAAGCCAGAAATTATCGGTCTTTGTAGCACTGGACTCGTGGAAACCAGAGGCGATGATATGGGGCGCTTTGTTAAAGAGATTCGCCACCGTCACCCAGAACTGGATTATTTACCAATTGTGCTTGTCTCTACACCTGATTTCAAAGGTACATTACAGGATGGCTTTGCTGGCGCAGTCGAAAGTATAGTCAGGGAAATTCCCCAAAAAAGCTCCAAGCAAAATGCTTGTCCTACACAAATCACCATTTTAGCGAGTTCTGCTTTCACACCAGGGGATGTACAGGAAATCAAAGAGATTGTCACCTCTTTTGGACTTGAACCTATTGTTGTACCTGACCTTTCTGGCGTACTAGATAGTCATATAGAAGATTCTTCTAGCGCCATCGCAGCTAATGGCACTACATTGGCACAATTGCGTTCAATTGGCACTTCTGTATTCACTTTGGCACTAGGTGAGAGTATGCGAGGTGCAGCGCAAATTTTGGATCGGAGATTCAATATACCCTATGAAGTATTTAGTGAACTGACGGGACTACTAGCAGTAGATAAATTCTTGCAAGCATTGGCAGATATCAGTGGTGTCAGCGTACCGGAGAAATACCGCCGTCAACGCCGTCAGCTAAAACATGTGATGTTGGAGAATCACTTTTACTTTGGTTGCAAGCGAGTTTCTTTGGCGCTGGAACCCGATTTACTTTGGTCAACGGTTTCTTTTTTGCGATCGCTAGGAGTTCAGATTCACGCAGCAGTAACAACAACACGCTTTCCTCTGTTAGAAAAACTGCCGATTCCTAGCGTCACTATTGGCGATTTGGAAGACTTTGAACAACTGGCGGTTGGATCTGATTTGCTGATTACCAACTCTCATGGAATGGCGATCGCTCAACGCTTAAAAATTCCTCTCTACCGTCAAGGGATTCCCATTTTTGACCGCTTAGATCACAGTCAATTTACCAAAGTTGGCTATCGAGGTACTATGCAGTTTTTGTTTGATATTGGCAATCTGTTTTTAGAGGCTGAAGCAAAGATTAAGCACTAA
- the nifH gene encoding nitrogenase iron protein translates to MSDEKIRQIAFYGKGGIGKSTTSQNTLAAMAEVGKRILIVGCDPKADSTRLILHCKAQTTVLHLAAERGAVEDIELEEVVITGFRNIRCVESGGPEPGVGCAGRGIITAINFLEENGAYSDVDFVSYDVLGDVVCGGFAMPIREGKAQEIYIVTSGEMMAMFAANNIARGVLKYAHTGGVRLGGLICNSRKTDREDELISTLAARLSTQMIHFVPRDNIVQHAELRRMTVNEYAPDSKQAHEYRTLADKIINNTNLAVPTPIEMDELEDLLIEFGILESEENAAKLISQADAAKKQEDAEGEALEALKKGNVEIVSGSEKK, encoded by the coding sequence ATGTCCGACGAAAAAATTAGACAGATTGCTTTTTACGGTAAAGGTGGTATTGGTAAATCTACCACTTCCCAAAATACCCTTGCTGCGATGGCAGAAGTGGGTAAACGCATCTTGATTGTCGGATGTGACCCCAAAGCTGACTCTACCCGATTGATTTTGCACTGTAAAGCCCAAACCACAGTGTTGCACTTAGCTGCTGAACGGGGCGCTGTGGAAGATATTGAACTCGAAGAAGTGGTAATAACTGGCTTCCGAAATATCAGATGTGTAGAATCAGGTGGGCCAGAACCTGGTGTTGGTTGCGCCGGTCGGGGTATCATCACTGCTATCAACTTCCTTGAAGAAAACGGCGCTTACTCAGATGTAGATTTCGTATCCTACGACGTGTTGGGCGACGTTGTGTGTGGTGGTTTCGCTATGCCAATTCGTGAAGGTAAAGCCCAAGAAATCTACATCGTTACCTCCGGTGAAATGATGGCGATGTTTGCAGCTAACAACATTGCTCGTGGCGTTCTCAAATATGCTCACACAGGTGGGGTACGTTTGGGTGGGCTAATTTGTAACAGCCGCAAAACTGACCGGGAAGATGAACTGATTAGCACCCTTGCAGCCAGATTAAGTACTCAGATGATTCACTTCGTCCCCCGTGACAATATCGTGCAACACGCCGAATTGCGGCGGATGACAGTGAACGAGTATGCACCCGACAGCAAGCAAGCTCATGAATACCGTACATTAGCAGACAAGATTATCAACAATACAAATCTCGCCGTTCCCACACCCATCGAGATGGATGAGCTAGAAGATTTGTTGATTGAATTCGGTATCCTTGAAAGTGAAGAAAATGCTGCGAAACTAATTAGCCAAGCAGACGCAGCTAAAAAACAAGAAGATGCTGAAGGTGAAGCACTAGAAGCACTCAAAAAAGGAAACGTAGAAATAGTTTCTGGTAGCGAGAAGAAGTAA